The genomic region CCTCGCTGCTGCACCCAGGCTTCCGACgaacctcctctcctccccctccttggCCCTCTCCACCTTATTCGTCAGGGCCGCCAGACTCGGCGAAGGCAGAGAGGAGGCTGACTAGGTGAATCTTTAACCAAGCACCTGGGCCCTAAGCACTGTGCTTGACACTTTGTTCGCAGCATGTTACTTGGTCCGCCCAAGAACCTCAATGGGCAAGTGTTATCTCCCTTTTCCAAATGGGGAACCCAAGGTCCTGAGAGTTTTAGTGAGTTCCCCGAAGCTACCCAGCCAGTAAGTGATAAAGCTGGGACACAGTCACGGCTTCTACAGCCAAATCCAGCCGGTGCTTACCTTCCATATCAGAGGTGTTCCTTCTAGGAAGACATCCTTGATGACAGCTGGTGGTGATAGAGAAGTTATGAGGGATCCTTAACTGAGGGGCTCAACCTCCAAGCCTAGAGGGAGCCTAGGGCTTCAGGAGTGTCTATGAAActctaaaactattttttaaagtttctgtgtgcttattttctgctcatttttcagcAGAGGACCAGGTGGACCCCTGTCCATCTAAACCCCAGGTCCTGAGGCAAGAGGGCCAGTCCCTGAGTAAAGGCACTCCAGGCCCTGGTTTTAATACCTGCCTGGTCCTCATTCTGAAATCTCCAAGGGCAGAGAGCAGCTAACAGCTGACTGGAGAGGCTCTGTGGCcagttgtggggggtggggggtggggggtggggggcgggggctgtTAAACAGAACTGAAAGATTAGAACTTTAGAGCTGGGAGAGGTGGAAATTTTACCAAGGTGGAAATCGAGGCTCAAAGAAGGGACCCCACACACTCAAGATCGCCCAGTAAGTTaatgagagaaaatgttttctctgttGGTTAGGCCAGCTGAAGGTCTGTAAGGTTAATCAAAGCAAAGCAAACATTTCCCGAGTCCCACGTCTGCTGACATGTCTGCGGGCATCATCTCCATCAGCTGGTGCCGCGTGGGACCCCCTCACTGTTcctctcccaggtgatgctgacgaTAGAGGACAGAGACGTGAAGGGCTTCACCTGGGCCATAGCCCCTGCCTTGACTTCCCTGGGCTACCTGCTTATCCTGCTGGTCTCTATCTTCCCCTTCTGGGTGCGGCTGGTGAACGAGGAGTCCCAGGAAGTGTTCTTCAGTGGCCTGTTTGAGAACTGCTTCCATATCAAGTGTTGGAAGCCTCGACCCTTATCCAGTATGGAGGCGGGGAtcggggagagggaagtggggccAGCTTGGGGCTTGGGGGGTGACAGAGGGCTGCTGGGGGCAGATAGAACAGAACTGAGCACGACTGAAAGGACATGTTCTCTCAGTCTCTTGGGGTTAGATGAACGTAGGCAGCCGGGAAGGTGTTAATGATGTGTGGTCTACCCATGGCGGGGTCGGAACCTTGGTCCCAGTCCACGCTTCGGCACCTGAGGCTGGCGGGCCTGCACCCTCTGGGCTGAGTGCCGGGGGGCCAGCCcactctccctcctgccctcccccgcAGTTTACATCATCCTCGGCCGAGTCTCCCTGCTGTCCGCCGTCGTCTTGTCTTTCCTCACCACTTTCATCATGGTGTCCTTTGCGTCTCAGCTCTTTCCGAGGACCCGGAAGCACAATTTTGTGTCAGCCTTCATCAGTTTCCTCACAGGTGGGGAGCAGCAGGTGGGCCCCAACCTTGGGGAGGGGCCCAAAGATGGGGGGTGGTCTCTGTCTGAGATCAGGAGAGGGACTTTCTAGGGCCCCCCTCGTCTGTTTCCATCTCTGTGAAGTTGCCCAGGGCACAGCCTCCCCCTCCTTGGGGCTCCTCCTAACTCTGCACTTCCAGAGGGCACATCCCTCATCACCTTGGCTTGGCGACATCTCTCTggggatctttcccatcatcTCTGTCCTAGCAGCTGTCCTGGAACCTGGTACAGAGTTACAGTATAATTGAAATATAGACTATAAACCAAATACAAATGTTTCTTGGATGAACGAATGGAAGAGACCATCTCTGCCCTCTAGAACCTTCTAACTTTAATAGGCTGACCAAGGCCCTGCCCTGGGAAGCTCCCATCGGATGGAGGAGGTGGAACGCTCACAGTGGGAAAACCAGGTTAAGTGTCACCCAAAGTGTCACACCCAGGGGCCCATCTGGAGTCAGCCCAGGGCACAGGCACAGAGGGTGACCGGGAAAGAGGTTTCTGGGAGGCGAGGCACACGGGCAGGAGAAAGGAGCCTCACGCAGGTGCAGGAAGGCTGGagcgggggcaggaggagaccaAGGGGGTCTGCCTGTGATCCCGCAGGGGCCTGTGCCTTCCTGGCCTTGTTGCTGCACGCCCTGGAGATCCAGAGTCTGCGGATGAAGCCCAGCCCCCCGCAGTTCTCCATACAGTGGCCTTACTACGTCCTGGGCTTCAGCATCCTTCTGTTCATGGTGGCTGGTGAGTGATCTGGGGCTGGCGCCCTCTCCCCGCCCTCTGTCTGGATTCAGGAGCTGTGGGTGCTCTAGAGCTGTGCTGCGCGAAGCCCTAGTCACATGTGGCTGTTGCcgctgttgagtcactcagtcgcgtctgactctttgtgaccccacggatcgtaccccgccaggctcctctgtccatgggatttgccagacaaggatactggagcgggttgccatttcctttgccaggggatcttccccacccagggatcagacctgggtctcctgcattgcaggcaggttctttaccagggaagcccccacatgtGCCTATGTAACTTTAATTAATTAACATTGAAATAAAGTTAGAAATTGAGTTCCTCGGTCACACTAGCTACACCTCACATATTCAAAAACCACATGGTTATGTGCCTAGTGAACAGTGCAGATGCAGAAGGTTCTGCTAGACAGCTCTGCTCTAGGGCCTGCCTCAACTCTGTCCTCCACCCTCACCCTCCCCACTCCCGTCTTCCTTGACTTTAGAACCAAACTTGCACGTTTCATATGCTCCCTTACACCATCCTGGTTCCTAAGTCTTTCTATCCCTATCTTTCTAGCTTGAAATCTGTGATCTTATTCCTCACTTGAATCCCTTTTTCTTTACCTATCATCATCATCTAAGTTCTTCATCCCATCTAATTTTGTCCCTACTCCTCATCCTCTTCCCACAATATTAACTTGACCCATGATCATAACCAATTTAGACTAGATTTTATTATACCTTGAATATATAACAAAGGATATATCTGTAAGATAAAAGTAATTATAAACTGTACGCCTGTATTTACAGCATATATTTAAGAACTAGCCATCTTTTGTCAAGTCCATTGTTTAGAAGTTACACCCTTATTTTATGTACCGCTGAGAAAGAAAAGATTGATGCCAAATATAATTCTAAGGCGCTCATAGCTTGTAAGGCACATCTTTATTTCAAGATGTTAAAGTGTGGGGAAAATGGGCttgttaaaattaatgaaacatgTCAGAATATTAAGTATTTTCGAAGCTTTCCCCCTACCATCTGGCTCTTCCTTCTCTCACCTTCTCTATCCTCAGGAATcaattattttgaagtttttgCCA from Muntiacus reevesi chromosome 2, mMunRee1.1, whole genome shotgun sequence harbors:
- the TMEM225B gene encoding transmembrane protein 225B isoform X2, whose product is MGMGHPVMLTIEDRDVKGFTWAIAPALTSLGYLLILLVSIFPFWVRLVNEESQEVFFSGLFENCFHIKCWKPRPLSIYIILGRVSLLSAVVLSFLTTFIMVSFASQLFPRTRKHNFVSAFISFLTGACAFLALLLHALEIQSLRMKPSPPQFSIQWPYYVLGFSILLFMVAGAICLIQEIACPRCHLLPISQSTEDTQEISYLENLDSLGGELSSTQKETLLKEETII
- the TMEM225B gene encoding transmembrane protein 225B isoform X1, whose amino-acid sequence is MAELAFESGGLQGAPTPTPFCVPLPRACKFLSFFIPDSPRWPKMGMGHPVMLTIEDRDVKGFTWAIAPALTSLGYLLILLVSIFPFWVRLVNEESQEVFFSGLFENCFHIKCWKPRPLSIYIILGRVSLLSAVVLSFLTTFIMVSFASQLFPRTRKHNFVSAFISFLTGACAFLALLLHALEIQSLRMKPSPPQFSIQWPYYVLGFSILLFMVAGAICLIQEIACPRCHLLPISQSTEDTQEISYLENLDSLGGELSSTQKETLLKEETII